One genomic window of Trichomycterus rosablanca isolate fTriRos1 chromosome 1, fTriRos1.hap1, whole genome shotgun sequence includes the following:
- the LOC134316775 gene encoding myelin-associated glycoprotein-like, with protein MEAAVKFIITSLFLQAVLCQKFSIDLPQKVEALSGSCVLLPCTFQIEEKYNTNLQNNLTGIWKKVNINPYTEVFNSKQTKNQIKGEMRGDLKQKNCTTIFYNISESNIGNYMFRIEETGALKWDFTEGIVSIVVRSNLTSPSVTLYKENQMEEQKEVLEGTSVSLFCSAPSSCPNVPNFTWSFLPEEKILKQNQNITFSSSTLKFRASHLHHGLNITCNITYQLENKNIRSAQSSFALHVLYAPKNTTLKVSPSAQVLLGSSVNLSCSSDANPAVLNYTWYRKNGEQIGTGNHLIINKTDETHHGLYCRAQNQHGDQNSSSYLDLQYAPQISFSSSCNTNQTSIQCFCVVHGYPSPKLEWRLSDQTLPNESTIQESVSNVTLNSSISVRLPQTKATPILQCVGTNHLGVATQIFSFIGGAQVPNSSAASGLSLDSLLIGVAVGAAAVGVLCVLGLCISLIKLPPVLYSLRKSQQRASQSGAGAAGLVLNDKVPQAVLCQEYDSDSLYANKTVSSDSLHYSSINFPNGSGTQIRGLSTLTEEYATVQNHPDQGAAKPEPLAKTGTKNQVNMDRKESPEEEATYGNIVRHQKTDPACPGLDVVAGIQDEQKNGSDPDQLEHSDAPEGLYAQVKPLPKV; from the exons ATGGAAGCAGCAGTGAAATTCATCATCACGTCTCTTTTCCTCCAAG CTGTTTTGTGTCAAAAATTCTCCATCGATCTACCACAGAAGGTTGAAGCTCTGAGTGGAAGCTGCGTTCTTCTACCCTGTACATTTCAGATTGAAGAGAAATATAATACAAACCTACAGAACAATCTTACAGGAATCtggaaaaaagtaaatataaaccCCTACACTGAAGTTTTTAACTCCAAGCAAACCAAAAACCAGATTAAAGGAGAAATGAGAGGAGATCTGAAACAGAAAAACTGCACCACCATCTTCTACAACATCAGTGAGAGCAACATTGGAAATTATATGTTCAGAATAGAAGAAACAGGAGCTCTGAAATGGGATTTTACTGAAGGAATTGTTTCCATAGTCGTGAGAAGTAACCTGA CTTCTCCCTCAGTGACCCTGTATAAGGAGAATCAGATGGAGGAGCAGAAGGAGGTTCTGGAGGGAACTTCAGTAAGTCTGTTTTGTTCTGCTCCGTCTTCATGTCCTAACGTCCCGAATTTCACATGGAGCTTCCTGCCTGAGGAGAAAATTCTAAAGCAGAACCAGAACATCACCTTCAGTTCCTCTACACTGAAATTTAGAGCTTCTCACCTGCATCACGGCCTCAATATCACCTGCAACATCACCTACCAGCTGGAGAACAAGAACATCAGATCAGCTCAGAGTTCGTTTGCTCTTCATGTTCTGT ATGCTCCTAAAAACACCACGCTGAAGGTATCTCCATCAGCTCAGGTTCTCCTGGGCTCCTCAGTGAATCTGAGTTGCAGCAGTGATGCCAACCCAGCAGTGCTGAACTACACCTGGTACAGAAAGAACGGAGAGCAGATCGGAACCGGGAACCATCTGATCATCAACAAGACTGATGAGACCCACCATGGTTTATACTGTAGAGCTCAAAACCAGCATGGAGATCAGAACTCGTCCAGCTACCTGGATCTTCAGT ACGCTCCTCAGATCTCTTTCTCCTCCAGCTGTAACACCAACCAGACCTCCATCCAGTGCTTCTGTGTGGTCCATGGTTACCCCTCTCCCAAACTGGAGTGGCGTCTCTCTGATCAAACTCTCCCAAATGAATCGACCATCCAAGAGTCTGTGAGCAACGTGACTTTAAACAGCTCTATATCCGTCCGTCTACCACAGACAAAGGCCACGCCCATCCTGCAGTGTGTTGGCACCAATCACCTGGGCGTGGCCACTCAGATCTTCTCCTTTATTGGTGGAGCTCAGGTTCCTAATTCATCTGCAG CTTCAGGTTTGAGTCTTGACTCGTTGCTGATTGGTGTGGCGGTGGGAGCTGCAGCAGTGGGGGTGCTGTGTGTTTTAGGTCTCTGTATAAG TCTAATAAAACTTCCTCCTGTTTTATATTCATTAAGGAAATCCCAGCAGAGAGCGTCCCAGTCTGGAGCAGGTGCAGCAGGACTGGTTTTAAATGACAAGGT CCCACAGGCCGTGTTGTGTCAGGAATATGACAGTGACTCTCTGTATGCCAACAAAACCGTTTCATCGGATTCTCTTCATTACTCCTCCATCAACTTTCCTAATGGGTCAGGAACACAGATCAGAGGTCTTTCAACCCTCACTGAAGAGTACGCCACCGTCCAGAACCACCCCGACCAAGGAGCCGCTAAACCTGAGCCGCTAGCAAAGACTGGCACTAAAAACCAAGTAAACATGGACAGAAAAGAGTCTCCAGAAGAGGAGGCAACATATGGAAACATCGTCCGTCATCAGAAGACGGATCCAGCTTGTCCAGGTTTGGACGTTGTTGCTGGAATTCAGGATGAGCAGAAGAACGGATCTGATCCTGATCAGCTGGAGCACTCGGACGCTCCTGAAGGACTTTACGCTCAGGTTAAACCTTTACCAAAAGTCTAA